A window of Chryseobacterium aquaeductus genomic DNA:
ATAAAAACATGGGGATAAAGTTGCCCGTAAAAGCAGCTAAAATGAGCCATTTCAATTGATTTTTCGGGAAGAGTTTATATTTTGATATGGCGATTGGCATCAGAATAATTCCGGCAATCAAAACTCTCAGCGCTCCCACCTGATAAGGAGTAAAATGGTCTAAGGATTTTTTTATTAAGATAAATGAAGATCCCCAAATAATACTGAGGACGATCAATAGAACCCATTTCTCTTTATCTGCGTTCATTATTTTCTTGTAAAATTTTTAAAAATTCTCTCTTAGGAATCATGGTTGCACCCAAGCTTTCAAGATGCTCTGTATGAGATTGGCAGTCGATCAATGCAAGTTCTTTTTTGTGAGTTTCCACAAAATGTATGAATCCTGCTTTTGAAGCATTACTCACTTTTGCAAACATACTTTCTCCGCAGAAGACTTTCCCAATCTGCAAACCGTAAAATCCGCCCACCAATTCGTTATTTTGCCATACTTCAATACTTTTTGCCAAGCCGTAATGGTGAAGTTTGGTAAATGACTCTATTAATTCTTTTGAAATCCATGTTCCGTCCTGACCTTTTCTGCTTACTTCCTGACAGTTCTTGATGACCGCCGCAAAATCTTTATTTTCTGTAAATGTGAAAAGATTATTATTGAGAATTTTCCTCATCGATTTTGAAATTTTCAAATCCTCAGGAAAAATAACAAATCTGGGGTCAGGACACCACCAAAGAATTTCTTCCCCGGGATTAAACCAAGGGAAAATACCGTTTTCGTAAGCAAACCAAATTCTTTCCATAGACAGATCGCCTCCGTAAGCAATAATGCCTTCGTGCCCGTCATAGTGTTGCGGGTTAGGAAATGAAATTTCGTTTTGATTTAATCGAATCATAGGTGAAAAAAATCCCACTTGAAAAGCGGGATTATGTTTGATTGTATGCTTTAGTTAAAAAGGTAAATCATCGTCATCATCTCCTGCAAAAGGATTTTCGTTAGAAACCGGTGATGCTGCTTGCTGAGAAGACGCCTGAGTAGGCTCTGCACCTGTACCGTTATCCATAACTTTTTCTATTCTCCATCCGGTAATAGAGTTGAAATATTTTGTTTCTCCTTGTGGCGAAACCCATTCTCTGCCTCTGATGTTGATTCCTACCTTCACATTTTCTCCTTCTTTCAAAGCATCCAATAAATTTATTTTATCTTGTAAAAACTCAATGTTTATTGGCTGTGGGTATTGTTCTTGTGTAAGAATAACCATTTCTCTCTTTTGGAAACCACTCGCAAATATTTGAACATCAGTGATTTTCTTTACCGTTCCTTGTAATTCCATATCGTAATTATTAACTTTGTAAAAGTAGTAAATTGAAATGTAATAAAAAGAACCCGAAAACAAATTTTGCAAAAAAAATATTTTTTTTCTGAAAACTCTTGCAAATAAAAATAATTGCCCTATATTTGCACTCACAAAAACGAAAGAAGTTCTTTAAAATAACTCAATAATAATGCGGATGTGGTGTAATTGGTAGCCACGCCAGACTTAGGATCTGGTGCCGTGAGGCGTGGGGGTTCGAGTCCCTTCATCCGCACAAATTATGCGAAAATAGCTCAGCTGGTAGAGCACAACCTTGCCAAGGTTGGGGTCGCGGGTTCGAGTCCCGTTTTTCGCTCCACACCATGCCCTGGTGGTGGAATTGGTAGACACGCAGGACTTAAAATCCTGTATCCGCAAGGATGTACGGGTTCAAGTCCCGTCTGGGGTACTAGCTGATTATCAGCGATTTAGCTCTCTTTTTAAGAGGGCTTTTTTTATGCTAAAAAATCTCGGGTACAACATAGGTACAACAAATCTCGGTTTACATTGTACCATAAAATTTTATCTTGGTTTCAAAGAGCAATTTCTCTTTTTTCCTTTATTGGTAGTGTTTTGCAATAATTTGAGCTTTCAAAAAAGGCTTACTTAAATACTAAATTGAAAGGTTTGAACAATTACCAAAAACTAAAAATGTTGTACTTTTTTAGTTTTTGAAAGAGAAACCTATTTATTAAAGATACTTTGAAAGAGATTTTTGCTTTCAACAAAACAAAAAAGACCCTGTGGCTTCTAATAAAATTTGTGCAAAATTAATTAGTCATTCCTTAAAAAGCTAATTTTTCATTTTGAAAATTATATTTGGCTAAAAATATTTTGAAAACAAGTTCGAGCCAAAGAAGAATTTGTTTTTTAAGTTGGTTCAATCTCATTTTCAAATTGTATCCAATACCGGCTAATAATGCATTATGAATATCTCCAGCCACTCCTTTCAGAAAGTTTAATCCTAAGGAGTGGTTTCTTTTTAAATGTGAGATACAAGGTTCTATTGCTGCTCTTGCTCGGAATCTTAATCTGGCTACTTGTTGCCCATATTTTGTTTTTCCTTTTTTTGTGGGAAGCAAAATTGCTGTTCCTTCTACTTCTTTGATTCCTCTAAATCCTCGGTCTGTAGTGGCTTTCGTAGGTCTTGTTCCGCCAACGGATTTTCTCACCCGTTCACTTTGTGCCAAGGATTCTTCTAATGTTTTACTATCGTGAGGATTGCCAAGAAATCTCTTTACCGAGGTGATGATGCCTGTTTTCCGACCTCTTACTACCGCTACTTTTGTCCCAAACTCGTAATTCTTTCCCGATTTTCCTTTCGCAATACAGGCGATTTGAGGCTCGTGAAGACTGTAAATTTTATCTTTCGTGTTACGTTCTTGAGTAAGTGCTTTGAGGTAAATTTTAAAAACGTCTTCGTGGTTTCTCAAAACATCTTTAGGAAGTTTTCTTTCCAATTCCCGAAGCAATCTTTTGCCGATAGTCCTGAGTTTTTTTCTTGCCATTCTAGCATTTTTCTGCCTTTTGGGATGGTGTCCAAAATAAGCATTCCTCAGCAGTTGTTTGCTTACTCTTCTGTAGCTTTGCCTTTGTATAACACCTTCTTTTTCGGCTATTCTTCCGCAATTATCAATTACTTTTTTTGCCAGTTTCGCATCCGTGGGAAAAGTAATATTCTTCTCCTGAACGGTGGTGTCTACCTGAACTTCATCTTCTGTTTTGGCTTTGGGATGAAGGGAAACGCTTTGTCCCAAAAGAAATTCCAATCCGTTCTCGCCAATTCTTTTTCTAAAGTGTACAAAATTGCTCGGATCGAAAGGCTGCTGGGTCTGAAAAAAGGTTTCTCCTGTGAAATACTGCCAATACGCATTCTCAATCCATCTTTCTACAACCGTCTCATCGCTTTCTTTAAACATCTCCTTGAGCAAAAGCATTCCTGCTATTTTGCGAATCGCAATAGAAGGTCTTCCGCCTTCCGAAAATAAATTTTCAAACTCTGACTCTATTTTATCCCAGGAAATCTCATGTGCCAATTTTACCAACGGATGCTCCATATTAATGAGTTCAGTAAGCCTAGTTTTGAATAAATTTTGCTGTAAATCATCTTTTATTTTGCCTAACATTTTGCCACTTTTTATACCCTAAAAATACGATTTTCTGCAATTTTTCACAACATTTTTTTTACGAATTCAGAACTCATAAAATTGAAAATCAAAATGTTATGGGAATTTTAAGGAATGACTAATTACATTAAATGTCAACTCATTTTCTTTTTGATTTTCTTTAAAAGATGAGTTATATTTTATCATAAGTTATTCGAAACTCATTTATATAATAGGACTTCCTTGATAAAATTGATTTATAAATTCTTCAGAAACTTTACCATGGGTATTTATAGCATTTTCAAAACATTCATCAACCCATAAAGCACCAAATTCACTTAGTTGTACATCAGCTTGTTGGCGCAAAGAATTCCAAGGGTTAATATTTCTCTCTCCTTGGGAATACCTACTTAATGTCTTATCAAAGCTTTCATAACCTAAATCCGATATTAATTGACCCATTTTGGGACAGTCAAACATTGTAGAATCAATGAATTGTACAGAATGTACTCTTATTAAAATAGGCCAATCTTCTCGCCATGAAATTTGACGAACATCTTCTTCAGATGCAACATCTCTTTCATCATTATGGGCATAGGCAATTCCTTTTCCAAATATAGCATAATCGTTACCGTGTAACATCATTGCCATATAAACAACGTCTCCATCTCTATACTTTCTAGGGCGTTTGTCGTTAGACTTTCTTGAGAAAGAGAGTGCGTAATGGCAATGTGCTTCTTCAATTTCTGTTCTGGAATGATAATCTAGATTTACTCTATTCTCATCCTTTCCAAAAAATTTAATAAAATATCGTTTATTCGTGTCTATCGTTTTCTCTTGATATGACTTTCCTAAATCAGGAAGAGATTCAATCAAAATATTTGTGTCTTGATATTTTGTTAATAATACTTTCCATTCATCATTCAGCTTTTCTTCACTTAATAGTTCATTATCAATTTGCCAAAGTTCATGAAAGTAATTAGTAGCTTCTTCAATTGTATCTTTAGAATAAGATTTAATTCCAAACTCCTTATTCCGAAAAAATCCACCGTTAGTAAAATTAGCAGAAGTAACAATTACACTTTTTTGATCAAATAAGTACATCTTACTATGTAAATCTTTAATTCCTTTTATTTCTGTTTTATTATTTAACAAAATTTCTAAAGCAGTTATGCTGGAAACTCCAGATCGAAAATCATTCAAATTATACCTAGTGATAAATTGAATTTTAGAACCCGAAAAATTCTCCAATAAATGACGAACCATATTATCTGTGACAAAAGGTGATATAATTCGAATATGATCAGTTTCTTGAAGTTCAAATTTCAATTCATTTAACCAGCTATGTTTGATAATTTTTACCATTATACTGCAATTATAATTTTTTATTTTGTATGCTTGATTGTGCAACAGATAAATTTTGAGATGTATTTAACTTTAGATAAAATGTTTACAACTCAATATCGGTAATATTATACTTATCAAGTAGAAACTTATTGATGGATTCTTTATTTTGCAATCTCATAAAAGATTCCTTTTCCTTTTGTGTAAATGAAGGGATACTAAAATTTTTGATATAGTTTTTAGCCAAAGCGAAATAATCATTTGCATAAGGTTTGCTCGTACGTTTAATATAATACCAAAAGACATCAGTTTTTAGTAATTTCTGAACAAATTTTAAATCATTTTCAGAGTCAGAGACCAGAGCGTAACCATTATAAAATAACAAATCTTTTTCATTTGTATAAACAAAATATGGAGCATCTGAAATATAAGGAAAAAGCAATTTGAGTCCTGATATATTTAGAGCTTGATTTCTACCATAAGCATACCAAATTTCGTAATCTCTTTTTCCTTTATCTCTTTTTGCTAACTCCTTTTTATTGTAAACAAGATAATTATATGCATTAGGAAAGTTATTTTGAAATGTTTTTTCTTCAATAGTTTTTACTGAGCGTAGATCCTGATTTTGAAATAATTGATTATTTTGATGCTCTATGATATTGTAAGGAAATATTATCTTCTCCATAAGAACTTCTAAATCTTTTTCAGATTTAAGTATATTGGGTTTAATTGCATCTCGACAAATTTCTCTTTCTACTTGAAATCTTTCTCCGTTTTTTTCGAAGTAATAAAACAACTCATCTTGCTCAATAGGTTTAAACAAGTAAATACTATTTCGTAAAGTTGCAAACCCATTTCTAATACTAAATAAATCTCCTAGTTTTTTTCCGGTATTCTCTAATTTAGATAAATTAAGTTGTGTTTTTGCATCATCTAGTTGCCAACCATCATAATCGTTTAATTGCTTATAGTCAAAGTGTATAAAATCTTTGTTTCTTAAGGCTTCAATTTTTTGTGGAGAGGTATTTGTATAAAACAAGTCCCCATGAGATTTTTTAATTTGACAAATACACGTATATGTTAACCTTGATTTAAAAACTTGCTCACTTCCAAAATCAATAAGTTTGAAATCAAAACTATTTTCAGAAAAAAATTTTCTTAGAGCTCTTCCGTTTAAACTTCTATAAAAATTGTTTACAGTTATATATCCTAATATCCCATTATCACTTAGCCATTTTAGTCCAATTTGAAAAAAAGGAATATACAAATCCAGTTTTCCTGTAGAAGACACAGACCAGTTTTTCATAAGACTTTTAGTATTATCATCTAAATTTGATGAGCCAACATATGGCGGATTGCCTACTATTGCATCTAATCCATTGTTGTTCATTATGTTATCGTCTTCAAACCAATTGAAATCTAGAGAGTTTTTTTCATACAAATTAAACCTAAATTCTTCACAGTCTTCACCATTAATAATAGCATAGAGTGACAGTAGAATCTGAGTTCTTGTAATGCTAAATTGTTGAATATCAACGCCAAAAATATTTTGATTATATATGTCAAAAAAAGTCTTATTTGTTTTCCGCTTATATTCTTCTGTTATAGTTTTAAAAAATCCACCACATCCACAAGCTATATCTCCAAATTTAATATCATTTAAATCTCTTCTGGTCTTTTCGAACTCTTTAATAATAGAATTTACAATATATTCTCTAATATATTTAGGAGTATAAACAGCACCATTAATTTCTTTATCTTCCGGAGAAATTACAAATTCGAAAAGTTCAAGTAAGTCTTCAATATCAAATTTTTCTTCGAAAAAAGGTATAAATTTATCTAGTTGTTTTTTTTCAAGATCACTTTGATTATCAATAATAAAAGTCCTTATAAACCTATTATTTACAGCTTCAACTTTATTAATGTACAAAAAAGAAGAAACTAATAATCTGTTTATATCCTGTTCTTCATAAGAATATTCTTTAAGATAATTTAAAATATTTTGATTCATGCTAGCTTATATACAAGGGGAATACTTTATTGATTGTAAAATCATTATGGGTATTTGCTATATCAAACGCTTTAAAATATGGTTGCCAAAGCCTTTCCTGTGCTCTTTTTATAATACAAGAATAATCATAATCCAAACTCAGCTTATTTACAAAGTCATAATCATTCCTATTATAGAAATTGTTAATTATAAAATTAAATCCAAGAAAAATATCCATAGGAGGGTGTGGAATTCTTGGATTAGCAAGAATTCCTAAGTCCCCTTTTTCACAACTTTCGATGAAATTTCCCCCGAATTGAAAATGATAAGATGGATGTGTAAACTTTGGTATTCCGTCACTGCCTTCCTGAGACTCAATATGCTTGTCCAAATGCCAACAACTTTTTAATGAATTCATTCTATCTGAAATATGTCCTTCAATGTTTATTTCAAATAAAAAATTAGAAATGCAGTCATAATTATCTTGTTTTTCTATAGACGTAGAAATAACATTATTAAAAAAAAGTTCATATTCTTCCATGTCTGGTTGACTCCCAGATATTTTTTTATCTATTTTAAAAACTATATTATATAAGCTGTACTCAAAATTATTTATTTCATAGAACTTCCCAATTAAATCATAAACTACTTTTATTTCACAAGGAACTTTGTACTTTTCAATTAAATCAACTAAAAATTGTAAATCATTTTTGAATTCTCTAATTTCCCAACATTCCATTTTATAAATTTTTAGCAAGATCTTTTAAATATTTCAAGTCAGTTTCATCAATGAATTTTTTTTCTTTTTCTATTTTTTCTAATGCATAATCTTTGGAAAAATATTCTTTTTCTTGCCAAGGTTTATAATCCTTTTTAATTATTTGTATTCCATCAAATGGATCTATAGGATTGTTAGTTCCTTTACAAATTGTCCAAAATTTTGTACTTTTAGATAATTTTGTTCTATTTACAACTTTTAAATTTAATTTAAACTTATCAACTAAAAGCGTTACTCTTTCATCCGCATTCAATCTTCTTAAATTATTAGTTCCAAAAACCAATATCCACCATTCTTCAAGCTTTTCAGACCACCACCTGTTATGGATATCACTAAAAATTCCTTTATATTTAAATGATGTGAATTCATTTAATAAGTTAGTCCAACCTTCAGAAAATTTATCTACACCCAGCCTTGCAGCCAAAACATCCTCACCGATTAGCGTTCCTATAGAATAAATTAGGTTATCGTTTATGAATCTACTATACTCATAAACCTGTTGCTGTTTTGGTTCAAGTTTTTTTATAATCAAAGAATTAAGCAACAGTGAATCTTTTTCATCTAGTCCTAAAATCTTTAAAATATCAAAAGCATACTCTTTTATTTTGATATATGAATTTATATATGATAAAACTTTGCCTTTAAAATACACTTGTTGATTATTTAATACTTGTTTTTCTATTGCATAATCAAATAAATCTTGGTTTAAAAAATCCTTATAAAAATCTGCAATTTTTCCTTCATTGGAAATTAGTATTATAGGAATTTCCTTAAATTTTTCTCGGTGTTTATTTCTTAAAGTTGCCGCTATAGTAGGAGCGTCGTAATAGACATTTTCGCTACCATTATTAAGCCTATAATCCATAATTACTATATCTGGATTATAACTGTCAATCTTATCAATAACATTGTTAATGTCTCTTTCGGGATCATATTGTTCAACTATAAATCCTAAGTTTTCTAAATCCGATTTTCTACTTTCAGATTCTAAATCTTCGATATAGTATAATTTATAAGCCATATTTGTCTAGTTCTTTGTCGTTTGCTTTTGGTATTTCTATATAAATTGTGGTTGAAAAACCATCTTTCGGTTCATCAACATATATTTTGCCTCTATAACTTGAGAGAATATCCTTTACTATTTTTAACCCTAATCCTGTTCCAGTTACTTCATTACTCGTGCTAATATTATCTAATGTATTAGGTGATGAAGTAGTGAAAAACTCTTCAAAAATACGATCTTTAATATCATCGTTAATTCCATCGCCAGTATCAGAAAATTTCATAAATATTCTATTATCAATTTTACCACATTCAAGATCTAAAACTCCTTGGTTTTTAGATCTTTTAATTGCCTTTTTAGCATTTGTATACAAATTAAATAAAATAGATGACCATTCTGATGGATGCATTGGAGTGGTAAACAGATAATACCCATTTCTAATAGGTTTATCGAATATTATATTACTCTTTTTAGCATCATTTTGAGTATTTTCCCAAAATTCTTCAGCTCTATTTTGTGCTTCAATGGGAATTAAATTTCGAACTATATTTTGAGAAATAACAGTGTCAAAATAAGACGTGTACGACTTAAAAGTCTCAACATTAGATTGCAGAATTAGTAGGCGTTTAAAAACCTGTTCCTCTGCACGCAATTTTTCTAATAAGAAATTTATATCAGAATCCATATTTAGGATGTAATCTTTTACTTCATGAATAAATAAAGCTATTGTTAATCCTACGCTACTTAGCACTCTTAGCATCGACCTTTCTTTTAGGTATTGATCCTTTTCTTCTTCTTGCGCTTTTTGTAATTCCTCAATTTCTTTTTGTACTTGTTGAATTTTTTTCTTTCTACGTCTTTTGACTTCTACACTACTTGAATCTTTTTCTAATTCTCTATCAAGTTCTTCTAATGTAAAAGCAATGTTTTTTATTCTTATTTCAACAGACTCATATATTCCATCAATTTCTTTTTGTCCAGAAACAATTTTCACGTTTCTAACTTCCGCTATTTTAATAATAGCGGTCATTATTGTTCTATATATGAAATTTCTCAATTGAATTAAAGCTTCATTTTCTACCAATCCTTCTCTGCTTGAAGTTTCATTGAAATCATTATCACGATCTATTAGCTCTACAAAGCCAAAAAAATTGATATTTGCATGAACGGGCAAAATTGAACGCTTAACTGTCGAAGCATCTAAACCTAACCAATCATTGTTGGGCTCCCCATAAGGCAATACCCTAAAACCATTTCTATATAGACGGATTCCTCCTTGAGTTCTTGCTAGCTTTCTAATAGTGGACTCTTGCATTTTAGGAATAAGATCAGAATTGTATATGAAATAATATGCTCGAAATTTTACATTTCTTAATTCTGTAAAAGGAATATTTTCATTATCAGGATCACTGCTTACATATCCAATCTCATAAAGGTCTATTTTTTTACTTTCTACTGAATACATTCCTATTCCATCCAAATCAATTGTTCCTTCTATAATGGCGGTAGCATGATTATAGACCATTGTTTTTTCATCAGCAATATTTATTTGTCTATCATTAACAATCTTAGAGAAATAAACTTTAAAACCGGGATCAATAATAACATCTTCTAATTCTGGGCTATCATCTATTTCTGACAAAGGAAAAGGTTGTAATATATCCCCTACATAATTATATATTCTCTTGATAGATGCTTCTGACCATTTATCTTTTAATCCTTCTATTTTTAAAATAGTTCCTTTTTCTTTCGTTTTAGGTTTAATAAAAATTTTATTCGTTATTGAACTTAGGTCTAAATCATTTTCATATTCCTTCCAATTGATTGATAAAACCAAAGCCATATCATCTATTTCGGTTTGGGTTGTAATAGTAAGCTTTTCGCCCAATCGTTGAACTGCAAATCTGCCTATGCCTTTTTGCCCGGCTCTTTTCCTTTTATAAGTCTCTGATAGAGGATTATGAATTTTGGATGTTGAGGATATTCTCATGAATCCATTAATTAATTGCTCACGATTCATCCCCGTGCCATTGTCTTCAATATATAGAATGCCTCCAACACTGTCTGAATTTTCAAATTTTATTTTGACTTTTGTAGCATCAGCATCATAAGCGTTTTTTACTAATTCAGAAACTGCCGTTTCTTGTCTTGCCACAAGCTCGCTTCCTAATCGGTCGATTACTCCAGCATCAACACTAAAACGAACATTATTATTATCAAAGCTAGATAACTTAGTAGACAATTCTAAAATTCGCCCATAACTATTAGGTTCTTCTTTTAAAACTCTTTCTAGTTCTTCTCTTATTAATTTTTCATTCATATTTAAAAGACTTTTATCGAAATAGTTTATTGTCGTTTATTTCCAAAAGACCTAGTTTCATTACATATTAGTTGAGTAGCGAATTAATTGAACAGGAAAAGTATTTTTTTTTAATATTCTAAAGGATATTAAAATTGTTAAAAATCCAAATATACAAAGATTTAAGCATGTAGAAATAATTTCAAATGAGTTATTATTCAATTGAAAACTTAAGTAAAATATAGACTTTTTCAACTATACCAAAAATCAAAATCAGAAATGTTTTGTAAATCTCGCCAAAACCATTTAAATTCATTCAGAAATCTCCTAAGTTCTGGTTTATTGAAGAATCAATCAACGACTTCCTATCAGATAAGCCTTCAACACTGATTACGGTATTTCAAATGTAACAATATCTTTGATTGTGTCAGATTAGCTGGTTTTGTTTTGGATGAACTTGCGAAATATGTGAAAGAGGAGTTCTAGAAACTCTTCTTTTCAAAATACGAAAAAGAGGTGGACGAAAACCACCCCTTTTCTAATCTTAAATACAAGATTTTGCTTATCGTACAAGTATAGCAACTACAAAAAACGCGTGTAATTTACGGAGTATATATCGCTAAAAATTGTAGATTTTCTGTAATTGTATTGTTTCTTTTTACTCAATAAGCAACACCAATTTCTAATCATCCAGTGACTGTTTATTCTCCCGAATAAAATTTTCGATGCTCGATTTTGAATATAGAATTTTCCGGGCATTGATTTTATAAAATGTGATATAGGAAAAATCACGGTATTTTTGGAGGGTGCTTTTCGAAGAAATTCCGAGTAATTTCATCGCCTCTTTTTCTCCGATAAAGTCCGTTTCTTTTTCTGTTTTATTTTCATTTTTCAGGCGTTCCACCACCTGCTTAATCAGGCGGTAAAAACTCTCGCTTTCCATTGAAATAATGGATAATGTTTTTGGATTTTGATCATCATTTTTCATAGCTTATCTTGTTGTAAAAATTAGAATCGTGTAACACACTTTATTTCAAATTAAATGATTTGAGGGTCTGGATATAGATTATTTGGCAACCTGTTTTCTGAATATAGCATCAGCTGGATTTTTCAAAAAGTCTATTATGAATTGGCGTTGATCTATAACATATTCCTTGTTATGGGCTCGGTGATAGAGATTTAAACCTACGATATCGGCCATAATCAATTGTTTTTCCAGCAACCAGTCTGATGGAATAAGAGAGGCTTGGACTAAAGCCGTAAAAGACTCTCCAGCGAAATCAAAACCTGCTTTTT
This region includes:
- a CDS encoding PleD family two-component system response regulator: MAYKLYYIEDLESESRKSDLENLGFIVEQYDPERDINNVIDKIDSYNPDIVIMDYRLNNGSENVYYDAPTIAATLRNKHREKFKEIPIILISNEGKIADFYKDFLNQDLFDYAIEKQVLNNQQVYFKGKVLSYINSYIKIKEYAFDILKILGLDEKDSLLLNSLIIKKLEPKQQQVYEYSRFINDNLIYSIGTLIGEDVLAARLGVDKFSEGWTNLLNEFTSFKYKGIFSDIHNRWWSEKLEEWWILVFGTNNLRRLNADERVTLLVDKFKLNLKVVNRTKLSKSTKFWTICKGTNNPIDPFDGIQIIKKDYKPWQEKEYFSKDYALEKIEKEKKFIDETDLKYLKDLAKNL
- a CDS encoding phospholipase D family protein, whose protein sequence is MVKIIKHSWLNELKFELQETDHIRIISPFVTDNMVRHLLENFSGSKIQFITRYNLNDFRSGVSSITALEILLNNKTEIKGIKDLHSKMYLFDQKSVIVTSANFTNGGFFRNKEFGIKSYSKDTIEEATNYFHELWQIDNELLSEEKLNDEWKVLLTKYQDTNILIESLPDLGKSYQEKTIDTNKRYFIKFFGKDENRVNLDYHSRTEIEEAHCHYALSFSRKSNDKRPRKYRDGDVVYMAMMLHGNDYAIFGKGIAYAHNDERDVASEEDVRQISWREDWPILIRVHSVQFIDSTMFDCPKMGQLISDLGYESFDKTLSRYSQGERNINPWNSLRQQADVQLSEFGALWVDECFENAINTHGKVSEEFINQFYQGSPII
- a CDS encoding helix-turn-helix domain-containing protein, with translation MKNDDQNPKTLSIISMESESFYRLIKQVVERLKNENKTEKETDFIGEKEAMKLLGISSKSTLQKYRDFSYITFYKINARKILYSKSSIENFIRENKQSLDD
- a CDS encoding HsdM family class I SAM-dependent methyltransferase; translated protein: MNQNILNYLKEYSYEEQDINRLLVSSFLYINKVEAVNNRFIRTFIIDNQSDLEKKQLDKFIPFFEEKFDIEDLLELFEFVISPEDKEINGAVYTPKYIREYIVNSIIKEFEKTRRDLNDIKFGDIACGCGGFFKTITEEYKRKTNKTFFDIYNQNIFGVDIQQFSITRTQILLSLYAIINGEDCEEFRFNLYEKNSLDFNWFEDDNIMNNNGLDAIVGNPPYVGSSNLDDNTKSLMKNWSVSSTGKLDLYIPFFQIGLKWLSDNGILGYITVNNFYRSLNGRALRKFFSENSFDFKLIDFGSEQVFKSRLTYTCICQIKKSHGDLFYTNTSPQKIEALRNKDFIHFDYKQLNDYDGWQLDDAKTQLNLSKLENTGKKLGDLFSIRNGFATLRNSIYLFKPIEQDELFYYFEKNGERFQVEREICRDAIKPNILKSEKDLEVLMEKIIFPYNIIEHQNNQLFQNQDLRSVKTIEEKTFQNNFPNAYNYLVYNKKELAKRDKGKRDYEIWYAYGRNQALNISGLKLLFPYISDAPYFVYTNEKDLLFYNGYALVSDSENDLKFVQKLLKTDVFWYYIKRTSKPYANDYFALAKNYIKNFSIPSFTQKEKESFMRLQNKESINKFLLDKYNITDIEL
- a CDS encoding ATP-binding protein, whose product is MNEKLIREELERVLKEEPNSYGRILELSTKLSSFDNNNVRFSVDAGVIDRLGSELVARQETAVSELVKNAYDADATKVKIKFENSDSVGGILYIEDNGTGMNREQLINGFMRISSTSKIHNPLSETYKRKRAGQKGIGRFAVQRLGEKLTITTQTEIDDMALVLSINWKEYENDLDLSSITNKIFIKPKTKEKGTILKIEGLKDKWSEASIKRIYNYVGDILQPFPLSEIDDSPELEDVIIDPGFKVYFSKIVNDRQINIADEKTMVYNHATAIIEGTIDLDGIGMYSVESKKIDLYEIGYVSSDPDNENIPFTELRNVKFRAYYFIYNSDLIPKMQESTIRKLARTQGGIRLYRNGFRVLPYGEPNNDWLGLDASTVKRSILPVHANINFFGFVELIDRDNDFNETSSREGLVENEALIQLRNFIYRTIMTAIIKIAEVRNVKIVSGQKEIDGIYESVEIRIKNIAFTLEELDRELEKDSSSVEVKRRRKKKIQQVQKEIEELQKAQEEEKDQYLKERSMLRVLSSVGLTIALFIHEVKDYILNMDSDINFLLEKLRAEEQVFKRLLILQSNVETFKSYTSYFDTVISQNIVRNLIPIEAQNRAEEFWENTQNDAKKSNIIFDKPIRNGYYLFTTPMHPSEWSSILFNLYTNAKKAIKRSKNQGVLDLECGKIDNRIFMKFSDTGDGINDDIKDRIFEEFFTTSSPNTLDNISTSNEVTGTGLGLKIVKDILSSYRGKIYVDEPKDGFSTTIYIEIPKANDKELDKYGL
- a CDS encoding IS5 family transposase, which encodes MLGKIKDDLQQNLFKTRLTELINMEHPLVKLAHEISWDKIESEFENLFSEGGRPSIAIRKIAGMLLLKEMFKESDETVVERWIENAYWQYFTGETFFQTQQPFDPSNFVHFRKRIGENGLEFLLGQSVSLHPKAKTEDEVQVDTTVQEKNITFPTDAKLAKKVIDNCGRIAEKEGVIQRQSYRRVSKQLLRNAYFGHHPKRQKNARMARKKLRTIGKRLLRELERKLPKDVLRNHEDVFKIYLKALTQERNTKDKIYSLHEPQIACIAKGKSGKNYEFGTKVAVVRGRKTGIITSVKRFLGNPHDSKTLEESLAQSERVRKSVGGTRPTKATTDRGFRGIKEVEGTAILLPTKKGKTKYGQQVARLRFRARAAIEPCISHLKRNHSLGLNFLKGVAGDIHNALLAGIGYNLKMRLNQLKKQILLWLELVFKIFLAKYNFQNEKLAF
- a CDS encoding DUF3127 domain-containing protein, with amino-acid sequence MELQGTVKKITDVQIFASGFQKREMVILTQEQYPQPINIEFLQDKINLLDALKEGENVKVGINIRGREWVSPQGETKYFNSITGWRIEKVMDNGTGAEPTQASSQQAASPVSNENPFAGDDDDDLPF
- the aat gene encoding leucyl/phenylalanyl-tRNA--protein transferase; the protein is MIRLNQNEISFPNPQHYDGHEGIIAYGGDLSMERIWFAYENGIFPWFNPGEEILWWCPDPRFVIFPEDLKISKSMRKILNNNLFTFTENKDFAAVIKNCQEVSRKGQDGTWISKELIESFTKLHHYGLAKSIEVWQNNELVGGFYGLQIGKVFCGESMFAKVSNASKAGFIHFVETHKKELALIDCQSHTEHLESLGATMIPKREFLKILQENNERR